From a region of the Actinomadura luzonensis genome:
- a CDS encoding type III pantothenate kinase: protein MLLTIDVGNTHTVLGLFEGEDVIEHWRLATDARRTADEIAVVLQGLLAQSPLLKGADIDGIAICSTVPSVLNEMREMCRRYYGDVTAVIVEPGIRTGVPVRMDNPKEVGSDRIVNALAAIDQYGGPCVIVDFGTATSFDAVSAKGEYVGAVTAPGIEISVDALAAAGAQLHKVELVRPRSVIAKNTVEALQAGIIYGFAGQVDGIVERMAAELADDPDEVTVVATGGHAGLVVGESRSIDVHEPWLTLIGLRLIYHRNAG, encoded by the coding sequence ATGCTGCTCACGATCGACGTCGGCAACACGCACACGGTGCTGGGGCTCTTCGAGGGCGAGGACGTCATCGAGCACTGGCGGCTGGCGACCGACGCCCGCCGCACCGCCGACGAGATCGCGGTCGTCCTCCAGGGGCTGCTGGCGCAGTCGCCGCTGCTCAAGGGGGCCGACATCGACGGCATCGCCATCTGCTCCACGGTCCCGAGCGTGCTCAACGAGATGCGCGAGATGTGCCGCCGCTACTACGGCGACGTCACGGCGGTGATCGTGGAGCCGGGCATCCGCACCGGCGTGCCCGTCCGGATGGACAACCCCAAGGAGGTCGGCAGCGACCGCATCGTGAACGCGCTGGCCGCCATCGACCAGTACGGCGGCCCCTGCGTCATCGTCGACTTCGGCACCGCCACCTCCTTCGACGCGGTCTCCGCCAAGGGCGAGTACGTCGGGGCGGTCACCGCGCCCGGCATCGAGATCTCCGTGGACGCCCTCGCCGCCGCCGGCGCCCAGCTCCACAAGGTCGAGCTGGTCCGCCCCCGCTCGGTGATCGCCAAGAACACGGTGGAGGCCCTGCAGGCCGGCATCATCTACGGCTTCGCCGGCCAGGTGGACGGCATCGTCGAGCGCATGGCGGCCGAGCTGGCCGACGACCCCGACGAGGTGACGGTCGTCGCCACCGGCGGCCACGCCGGGCTGGTGGTGGGCGAGTCGCGCTCGATCGACGTGCACGAGCCGTGGCTGACGCTCATCGGCCTGCGCCTGATCTACCACCGCAACGCGGGCTGA
- a CDS encoding chaplin family protein translates to MLKKTLVLVGAAAALALSAPAAHADITSGNGSILGGNQVAVPISVPIDVCGNAVAVIGVSVAGCKGGSNSTITDHR, encoded by the coding sequence ATGCTGAAGAAGACCCTGGTCCTGGTCGGTGCCGCCGCTGCCCTCGCGCTGTCCGCCCCGGCCGCCCACGCCGACATCACCAGCGGCAACGGCAGCATCCTGGGTGGCAACCAGGTCGCCGTCCCGATCAGCGTCCCGATCGACGTCTGCGGCAACGCCGTGGCGGTCATCGGCGTCAGCGTCGCCGGCTGCAAGGGCGGGTCCAACTCCACGATCACGGACCACCGCTGA
- the lysX gene encoding bifunctional lysylphosphatidylglycerol synthetase/lysine--tRNA ligase LysX produces the protein MSEELPEQMRIRREKLDRLRSEGVDPYPVNFPRTATNAEVREKYQGLEPDTATGDTVSVAGRVMLSRVGGKLCFATLRDAEGDLQVMISLDRVGEESLARWKRDVDLGDHVGVTGEVITSRRGELSILADSWQITAKCLRPLPEKHVGLTDPEARVRQRYVDLIVNDEARRTARIRSATVRAVRDFWHEEGYLEVETPMLQPIHGGAAARPFKTHINAYDMELYLRIAIELYLKRLVVGGIEKVFEINRNFRNEGADSTHNPEFTMIEAYGTYLDYHDMADLTQRMYQKAVVAALDTTVVVHDGVEVDLGLAEWPRVPLYGLVSEAVGEEITTATTLEELRKIADRREVHWDPKWGAGKLVQELFEALVEHTLVQPTFVMDYPLETSPLARLHRDNPLLTEKWDLIGFGTELGTAYSELNDPLDQRQRLVEQSLLAAGGDPEAMQLDEDFLTALEYGMPPTGGMGAGIDRMIMAFTGKNIRETILFPLVKPTQ, from the coding sequence GTGAGCGAAGAACTTCCCGAGCAGATGCGGATCCGGAGGGAGAAGCTCGACCGCCTTCGGAGCGAGGGCGTCGACCCTTACCCGGTGAATTTCCCCCGTACGGCGACCAACGCCGAGGTCAGGGAGAAATACCAGGGCCTGGAGCCCGACACCGCCACCGGTGACACCGTCTCGGTGGCCGGCCGCGTCATGCTCAGCCGCGTGGGCGGGAAGCTCTGCTTCGCCACCCTGCGCGACGCCGAGGGCGACCTGCAGGTCATGATCTCCCTCGACCGGGTCGGCGAGGAGTCGCTGGCCCGCTGGAAGCGCGACGTCGACCTCGGCGACCACGTCGGCGTGACCGGCGAGGTCATCACCTCGCGAAGGGGCGAGCTGTCGATCCTGGCCGACTCCTGGCAGATCACCGCCAAGTGCCTGCGCCCGCTGCCGGAGAAGCACGTCGGCCTCACCGACCCCGAGGCCCGCGTCCGGCAGCGCTACGTCGACCTCATCGTCAACGACGAGGCCAGGCGGACGGCCCGCATCCGCAGCGCCACCGTGCGCGCGGTGCGCGACTTCTGGCACGAGGAGGGCTACCTCGAGGTCGAGACGCCGATGTTGCAGCCCATCCACGGCGGCGCGGCGGCCCGGCCCTTCAAGACCCACATCAACGCCTACGACATGGAGCTCTACCTCCGCATCGCGATCGAGCTCTACCTCAAGCGGCTGGTGGTCGGCGGCATCGAGAAGGTCTTCGAGATCAACCGCAACTTCCGCAACGAGGGCGCCGACTCCACGCACAACCCCGAGTTCACCATGATCGAGGCGTACGGCACCTACCTCGACTACCACGACATGGCCGACCTGACGCAGCGGATGTACCAGAAGGCCGTCGTGGCCGCCCTGGACACCACCGTGGTCGTGCACGACGGCGTCGAGGTCGACCTCGGCCTCGCCGAGTGGCCCCGGGTCCCGCTGTACGGGCTGGTCTCGGAGGCCGTCGGCGAGGAGATCACCACCGCGACGACGCTGGAGGAGCTGCGCAAGATCGCCGACCGGCGCGAGGTGCACTGGGACCCGAAGTGGGGCGCGGGCAAGCTCGTGCAGGAGCTGTTCGAGGCGCTGGTGGAGCACACGCTCGTGCAGCCGACGTTCGTCATGGACTATCCGCTGGAGACCTCGCCGCTGGCCCGGCTCCACCGCGACAACCCGCTGCTCACCGAGAAGTGGGACCTCATCGGGTTCGGCACCGAGCTGGGCACCGCCTACTCCGAGCTCAACGACCCGCTCGACCAGCGGCAGCGGCTGGTCGAGCAGTCGTTGCTGGCGGCCGGCGGCGACCCCGAGGCGATGCAGCTCGACGAGGACTTCCTGACGGCCCTCGAGTACGGCATGCCGCCCACCGGCGGCATGGGCGCCGGCATCGACCGGATGATCATGGCGTTCACCGGCAAGAACATCCGCGAGACCATCCTGTTCCCCCTGGTCAAGCCCACCCAGTGA
- a CDS encoding Rossmann-like and DUF2520 domain-containing protein — MEAGDRPARLSVGVLGAGKVGSALGAALAQAGHRVVAASGVSDNSQRWAAERLGLTPSRPDEVVAAAQLILLTVPDDTLPDLVGGLAATGADLQGKLLVHTSGAYGLSVLDPAARAGALPLALHPVMTFTGRDDDLNKLTGISYGVTAPDALRPIAEALVIEMGGEPVWIADSDRALYHAALAGAANHMVTLIAESSDLLERIGVEHPGRMLGPLLGAALDNVLRLGIAGLTGPVVRGDAGTVRKHVDALILAAPEAADAYIALARLTADRALAAGLLKPEEAERLLDALGGNIWT, encoded by the coding sequence ATGGAGGCAGGAGATCGCCCGGCCCGGCTGAGCGTGGGCGTGCTGGGAGCCGGCAAGGTCGGCTCGGCCCTCGGCGCCGCGCTGGCGCAGGCCGGTCACCGGGTCGTCGCCGCGAGCGGCGTGTCCGACAACTCCCAGCGGTGGGCGGCCGAGCGGCTGGGCCTGACGCCGTCGCGGCCCGACGAGGTGGTGGCCGCGGCTCAGCTCATCCTGCTGACCGTGCCCGACGACACGCTGCCCGACCTCGTGGGCGGCCTCGCCGCCACCGGCGCCGACCTCCAGGGCAAGCTTCTCGTGCACACCAGCGGCGCGTACGGGCTGTCGGTGCTCGACCCGGCCGCCAGGGCCGGGGCGCTGCCGCTCGCGCTGCACCCGGTCATGACGTTCACCGGCCGCGACGACGACCTCAACAAGCTCACCGGCATCTCCTACGGCGTCACCGCGCCCGACGCGCTGCGCCCGATCGCCGAGGCGCTGGTGATCGAGATGGGCGGCGAGCCGGTCTGGATCGCCGACTCCGACCGCGCCCTCTACCACGCGGCCCTGGCCGGGGCCGCCAACCACATGGTCACCCTCATCGCCGAGTCCTCCGACCTGCTGGAGCGCATCGGCGTCGAGCACCCGGGCCGCATGCTGGGCCCGCTGCTCGGGGCCGCGCTCGACAACGTGCTGCGGCTCGGCATCGCGGGCCTCACCGGCCCGGTCGTGCGCGGCGACGCGGGCACCGTCCGCAAGCACGTCGACGCGCTGATCCTGGCCGCGCCGGAGGCGGCCGACGCCTACATCGCGCTGGCCAGGCTCACGGCCGACCGCGCGCTCGCCGCCGGGCTGCTCAAACCGGAGGAGGCGGAGCGGCTGCTGGACGCGCTGGGCGGCAATATATGGACCTGA
- a CDS encoding L-aspartate oxidase: MSAPVIPLRLTAPEPGWTAEADLVVVGSGIAGLTVALRYAELEPAAKVLIVTKDVLSSGSTRWAQGGIAAVLDPRDTPEEHLNDTLVAGVGLSDERAVRALVTEGPGAVRRLIARGARFDRTPDGELQLTREGGHRRRRIVHAGGDATGAEVQRALIEAVRAGSIEVVEHALVLDLLKDARGRARGVTLHVMGEGDRDGVGAVLARAVVLATGGMGQVYAATTNPAVSTGDGVALALRAGAVVRDLEFVQFHPTVLWLGEGSTGQQPLISEAVRGEGAFLVDHEGNRFMAGVHELADLAPRDVVAKAIMRTMSATGRDHVYLDGRHFGREKWETRFPTIYAICREHGIDPATEPVPVAPAAHYASGGVRTDLRGRTSIDGLYACGEVACTGVHGANRLASNSLLEGLVFAERIAADVHATRPAPGDPVPSAAPAGLVDPRARTRIQGHMSRGASVLRSRESLRETARALLDARWTPVEVTPRTESWEATNLLTVATVLTGAAAARLETRGSHWREDHDARDDNEWLGHLDVTLTEEGLRMTYTPHGDAMPPRLAQELAAAGLDPAEVDALIGRALEEDLQEAGDVTSLATVPADRQAAGDLVARKDGVVAGLAVAEAVFVRLGAARTERQAKDGERVRAGDVLLTVEGPARALLTAERTALNFVTHLSGVATLTARWAEAIAGTSARVRDSRKTLPGLRALEKYAVRCGGGVNHRMSLSDAALIKDNHVVAAGGVAEAFRAVRERFPELPIEVEIDRLDQLEAVLDEGAEEILLDNFTVEDIARAVQLVKKRAKKGVALEASGGLTLESARAVAETGVDHLAVGALTHSAPALDIALDLRG, from the coding sequence ATGAGCGCACCGGTGATCCCACTGCGGCTGACCGCCCCCGAGCCCGGCTGGACGGCCGAGGCCGACCTGGTCGTCGTGGGCTCCGGCATCGCGGGCCTGACCGTGGCCCTGCGCTACGCCGAGCTGGAGCCGGCGGCCAAGGTCCTGATCGTCACCAAGGACGTGCTCTCCTCGGGCTCCACGCGCTGGGCCCAGGGCGGCATCGCGGCCGTGCTCGACCCGCGCGACACCCCGGAGGAGCACCTGAACGACACGCTGGTCGCCGGGGTGGGCCTGAGCGACGAGCGCGCCGTGCGGGCGCTGGTCACCGAGGGCCCGGGCGCGGTGCGCCGGCTGATCGCGAGGGGCGCCCGCTTCGACCGCACCCCCGACGGCGAGCTCCAGCTCACCAGGGAGGGCGGCCACCGGCGGCGCAGGATCGTGCACGCGGGCGGTGACGCCACCGGCGCCGAGGTGCAGCGGGCGCTCATCGAGGCGGTGCGGGCCGGCTCGATCGAGGTCGTCGAGCACGCGCTGGTGCTCGACCTGCTCAAGGACGCCCGCGGCCGGGCCAGGGGCGTCACCCTGCACGTCATGGGCGAGGGCGACCGCGACGGCGTCGGCGCGGTGCTGGCCAGGGCCGTCGTGCTGGCCACCGGCGGCATGGGCCAGGTGTACGCGGCCACCACGAACCCCGCCGTCTCCACCGGCGACGGCGTCGCGCTGGCGCTGCGGGCCGGCGCGGTGGTGCGCGACCTGGAGTTCGTCCAGTTCCATCCCACCGTGCTCTGGCTCGGCGAGGGCTCGACCGGCCAGCAGCCGCTGATCTCGGAGGCGGTGCGCGGCGAGGGCGCCTTCCTGGTGGACCACGAGGGCAACCGGTTCATGGCCGGCGTGCACGAGCTGGCCGACCTGGCGCCGCGCGACGTCGTGGCCAAGGCGATCATGCGGACGATGAGCGCGACCGGCCGCGACCACGTGTACCTCGACGGCCGCCACTTCGGCCGGGAGAAGTGGGAGACCCGGTTCCCCACCATCTACGCCATCTGCCGCGAGCACGGCATCGATCCGGCCACCGAGCCCGTCCCGGTGGCCCCGGCCGCCCACTACGCCAGCGGCGGCGTCCGCACCGACCTGCGCGGCCGTACCTCGATCGACGGCCTGTACGCCTGCGGCGAGGTCGCCTGCACCGGCGTGCACGGCGCGAACCGGCTGGCCTCCAACTCGCTGCTGGAGGGCCTGGTCTTCGCCGAGCGCATCGCCGCGGACGTGCACGCCACCCGCCCGGCCCCCGGCGACCCGGTGCCGTCCGCCGCTCCCGCGGGCCTGGTGGACCCGCGGGCCAGGACCAGGATCCAGGGCCACATGAGCAGGGGCGCGAGCGTGCTGCGCAGCCGCGAGTCGCTGCGGGAGACCGCGCGGGCGCTGCTCGACGCCCGCTGGACGCCGGTCGAGGTGACGCCGCGCACCGAGTCCTGGGAGGCGACGAACCTGCTGACCGTGGCCACCGTGCTGACCGGCGCGGCGGCGGCCCGGCTGGAGACCCGTGGCTCACACTGGCGCGAGGACCACGACGCGCGCGACGACAACGAATGGCTGGGCCACCTGGATGTGACCCTGACGGAGGAGGGCCTTCGCATGACGTACACGCCGCACGGTGACGCGATGCCGCCGCGCCTGGCGCAGGAGCTGGCGGCTGCCGGGCTCGACCCGGCCGAGGTGGACGCGCTCATCGGCCGCGCGCTGGAGGAGGACCTGCAGGAGGCCGGCGACGTGACCAGCCTGGCCACCGTCCCGGCCGACCGGCAGGCGGCCGGCGACCTGGTGGCCCGCAAGGACGGCGTGGTGGCGGGCCTGGCCGTGGCCGAGGCGGTGTTCGTGCGGCTGGGCGCGGCCCGCACCGAGCGCCAGGCCAAGGACGGCGAGCGGGTGCGGGCGGGCGACGTGCTGCTCACCGTCGAGGGCCCGGCCCGCGCCCTGCTGACCGCCGAGCGCACCGCGCTCAACTTCGTCACGCACCTGTCCGGGGTGGCGACGCTGACCGCCAGGTGGGCCGAGGCGATCGCGGGCACCTCCGCCCGCGTGCGCGACAGCCGCAAGACCCTGCCCGGCCTGCGGGCGCTGGAGAAGTACGCCGTGCGCTGCGGCGGCGGGGTCAATCATCGCATGTCGCTGTCGGACGCCGCGCTGATCAAGGACAATCACGTGGTGGCGGCAGGGGGAGTGGCCGAGGCGTTCCGCGCGGTGCGCGAGCGGTTCCCCGAGCTGCCGATCGAGGTGGAGATCGACCGGCTGGACCAGTTGGAGGCGGTGCTCGACGAGGGCGCCGAGGAGATCCTGCTGGACAACTTCACGGTCGAGGACATAGCGCGTGCCGTACAACTCGTGAAAAAGCGGGCGAAAAAAGGGGTTGCCCTTGAAGCGAGCGGGGGATTGACCTTGGAATCGGCCCGTGCTGTGGCCGAGACTGGCGTTGACCACCTGGCGGTGGGAGCGCTAACGCACTCGGCGCCGGCCCTGGACATCGCATTGGATCTGCGGGGGTAA
- a CDS encoding NADP-dependent oxidoreductase, whose protein sequence is MTNMRALIGGSGAPLLVEVPVPQAGPGQVRIRVAAAGVNPFDLAIADGTVADYGVARRLESYGLGFDAAGTVDQVGEGAGFRVGEAVIGLAARLEVPVKAQAEYVVLDADAVAPAPRGVDPVAAATLPLNTLTAWQALDRASLAPGGTLLVTGAAGAVGGHLVELGRLRGLRVVAVAGAADEELVRELGAEWFVPRGEGLADRVRAAVPGGADAAVDAAVLGLAALDAVRDGGRFVTLTAGVAPVGLRGIDVATVFFRADPAQLREIVRLVEAGLLTPRVAGTYPLERAAEAHARLAAGGVRGRLVLTL, encoded by the coding sequence ATGACGAACATGCGTGCACTGATCGGCGGTTCCGGCGCTCCCCTGCTGGTGGAGGTGCCGGTGCCGCAGGCGGGCCCCGGCCAGGTGCGGATCCGGGTGGCCGCCGCCGGGGTGAACCCCTTCGACCTCGCCATCGCCGACGGCACCGTGGCCGACTACGGGGTGGCGCGGCGGCTGGAGTCGTACGGGCTGGGCTTCGACGCGGCCGGCACCGTGGACCAGGTCGGCGAGGGCGCCGGTTTCCGGGTGGGCGAGGCGGTGATCGGCCTGGCCGCCCGCCTGGAGGTCCCGGTCAAGGCCCAGGCCGAGTACGTCGTCCTGGACGCCGACGCGGTCGCGCCCGCCCCGCGCGGCGTGGACCCGGTGGCCGCCGCGACGCTCCCGCTCAACACGCTGACCGCCTGGCAGGCGCTCGACCGCGCGAGCCTCGCCCCCGGAGGGACGCTGCTGGTGACCGGCGCGGCCGGCGCCGTCGGCGGCCACCTGGTGGAGCTGGGCCGGCTGCGCGGCCTGCGGGTCGTGGCGGTCGCGGGAGCGGCGGACGAGGAGCTGGTGCGCGAGCTCGGGGCCGAGTGGTTCGTGCCGCGCGGCGAGGGCCTGGCCGACCGGGTGCGGGCCGCGGTGCCGGGAGGCGCGGACGCCGCGGTGGACGCGGCGGTGCTGGGGCTGGCCGCCCTCGACGCGGTGCGCGACGGCGGCCGCTTCGTGACGCTGACGGCCGGCGTGGCGCCCGTCGGGCTGCGGGGCATCGACGTGGCGACGGTGTTCTTCCGCGCCGACCCGGCGCAGTTGCGGGAGATCGTCCGGCTGGTGGAGGCCGGGCTGCTGACGCCCAGGGTGGCGGGGACGTACCCGCTGGAGCGGGCCGCCGAGGCGCACGCCCGGCTGGCCGCCGGCGGCGTGCGCGGCCGGCTGGTGCTGACCCTCTGA
- a CDS encoding winged helix-turn-helix transcriptional regulator, translating to MATRTAAERREEARQAFDAYFAECPSRKLLDRLSDKWVTLVLTALEDGPRRYSDLARRIAGVSQKMLTQTLRGLERDGLVTRTLTPSVPVRVDYALTPLGESLMPLVSAIKGWAERHIEDVEEARRRYDACPGA from the coding sequence ATGGCCACGAGGACGGCGGCCGAGCGGCGCGAGGAGGCCCGGCAGGCGTTCGACGCGTACTTCGCCGAGTGCCCGTCGCGCAAGCTGCTCGACCGGCTCAGCGACAAATGGGTGACGCTGGTGCTGACCGCGCTGGAGGACGGGCCGCGCCGCTACAGCGACCTGGCCCGCCGCATCGCGGGCGTGAGCCAGAAGATGCTCACCCAGACGTTGCGCGGGCTGGAGCGCGACGGCCTGGTGACCCGGACGCTGACGCCGTCGGTGCCGGTGCGGGTCGACTACGCGCTGACGCCGCTGGGCGAGAGCCTCATGCCGCTGGTCTCGGCCATCAAGGGGTGGGCGGAGCGGCACATCGAGGACGTCGAGGAGGCCAGGCGGCGCTACGACGCCTGCCCCGGCGCGTGA
- the panC gene encoding pantoate--beta-alanine ligase codes for MDLIVARNREDLVKARSGGDVALVPTMGALHEGHRSLIRLARSRADQVVVSVFVNPLQFGPNEDFSRYPRTFEADLEVCRAEGVDVVLHPSAEDMYRPDRQVSVLAGRMGEIVEGASRPGHFDGVLTVVLKLFNLVQPRVAVFGQKDAQQLALIRRMVADLDVPVEIVGAPTVREPDGLALSSRNRYLSAEDRQVALALSRALRAGEAATTPGAVRAAAREVLAAAGPALDVDYLALVDPATFAEVGEEHTGEAVLAVAARVGATRLIDNVILTLNPA; via the coding sequence ATGGATCTGATCGTCGCGAGGAACAGGGAAGACCTGGTCAAGGCGCGTAGCGGTGGCGACGTGGCGCTGGTGCCCACCATGGGCGCGCTGCACGAGGGCCACCGGTCGCTCATCAGGCTCGCCCGGTCCAGGGCCGACCAGGTCGTGGTCAGCGTCTTCGTCAACCCGCTGCAGTTCGGGCCGAACGAGGACTTCTCCCGCTATCCCCGTACGTTCGAGGCGGATCTGGAGGTGTGCCGGGCCGAGGGCGTCGACGTCGTCCTCCACCCGTCCGCCGAGGACATGTACCGCCCCGACCGCCAGGTGAGCGTCCTGGCGGGGCGGATGGGCGAGATCGTCGAGGGCGCGTCCCGGCCGGGGCACTTCGACGGGGTGCTGACCGTCGTGCTCAAGCTGTTCAACCTGGTCCAGCCGCGGGTGGCGGTCTTCGGGCAGAAGGACGCCCAGCAGCTCGCGCTGATCCGCCGCATGGTGGCCGACCTGGACGTGCCGGTCGAGATCGTCGGCGCGCCCACCGTGCGCGAGCCCGACGGGCTGGCCCTGTCCAGCCGCAACCGCTACCTGTCCGCCGAGGACCGGCAGGTGGCCCTGGCGCTCTCCCGCGCCCTTCGCGCGGGCGAGGCCGCGACCACTCCCGGGGCGGTCCGCGCGGCGGCCCGCGAGGTGCTCGCCGCCGCCGGGCCCGCCCTCGACGTGGACTACCTGGCCCTGGTGGACCCGGCGACCTTCGCCGAGGTGGGCGAGGAGCACACGGGCGAGGCCGTGCTCGCGGTGGCGGCGCGGGTCGGCGCCACCCGGCTGATCGACAACGTCATCCTGACCTTGAATCCCGCCTGA
- a CDS encoding DUF6624 domain-containing protein codes for MTDEELRDELLRRMKVDQALRDPAKGFPGDRRLARLQKLDEGNTAWLYSVVANRGWPLVSQVGERAARAAWLLAQHATALAAQRLFRELMAEAVERDEASPRDLAYLEDRVRVRSGRPQLYGTQFHDGADGLEPMPIEEPGLLDERRAAVGLEPFAEYEAFIRKTEPIGRTAAVREPDGPAGR; via the coding sequence ATGACCGACGAGGAGTTGCGGGACGAGCTGCTCCGGCGCATGAAGGTCGACCAGGCCCTGCGCGACCCGGCCAAGGGCTTCCCGGGGGACAGGCGGCTCGCCCGGCTCCAGAAGCTGGACGAGGGCAACACCGCCTGGCTCTACTCGGTGGTGGCCAACCGCGGCTGGCCGCTGGTCTCGCAGGTGGGGGAGCGGGCCGCGCGGGCGGCCTGGCTGCTGGCCCAGCACGCGACGGCGCTCGCGGCGCAGCGGCTGTTCCGGGAGCTGATGGCCGAGGCGGTCGAGCGGGACGAGGCCTCGCCGCGCGATCTGGCGTACCTGGAGGATCGGGTGCGGGTGCGCTCGGGCCGTCCCCAGCTCTACGGCACCCAGTTCCACGACGGCGCCGACGGCCTGGAGCCGATGCCGATCGAGGAGCCCGGCCTGCTCGACGAGCGCCGCGCGGCCGTGGGGCTGGAGCCGTTCGCCGAGTACGAGGCGTTCATCAGGAAGACGGAGCCCATCGGGCGGACGGCCGCGGTGCGCGAGCCGGACGGCCCCGCCGGTCGCTGA
- a CDS encoding SAM-dependent methyltransferase, whose protein sequence is MWLTWRAATERALYGEEGFYLRERPSGHFRTSVSASAAFADAVLALLRQVDAELGKPDTLDLVDIGAGEGTLVTRVLAGAEPGLSERLRVTAVDLSPRPEGLPERVEWRGALPDSIAGLAIANEWLDNVPLDVAEQTPDGPRLVMVNVHTGEERIGGPLRPADRDWVERWWPLPRVGARAEIGWPRDEAWAAVVTRLARGRAIAVDYAHPVDNRPLWGTLTGYRDGAVVSPIPDGTCDITAHVALDACAEAGRRAGAISTALSTQRAALRALGLDGARPPVELTHQDPRGYLRALARASEEGELLDPRGLGGFGWLDQRR, encoded by the coding sequence ATGTGGCTGACCTGGCGCGCCGCGACGGAGCGAGCGCTGTACGGCGAGGAGGGCTTCTACCTCCGCGAACGCCCGTCGGGCCACTTCCGCACCTCGGTCAGCGCCTCGGCGGCCTTCGCCGACGCGGTGCTGGCGCTGCTCCGGCAGGTGGACGCCGAGCTGGGCAAACCGGACACACTCGACCTGGTCGACATCGGGGCGGGCGAGGGCACGCTGGTGACCCGCGTGCTGGCCGGCGCCGAGCCGGGGCTCAGCGAGCGGCTGCGGGTCACGGCGGTCGACCTCTCCCCCCGGCCCGAGGGCCTGCCCGAGCGCGTCGAGTGGCGCGGCGCGCTGCCCGACTCCATCGCGGGGCTCGCCATCGCCAACGAATGGCTCGACAACGTGCCGCTGGACGTGGCCGAGCAGACGCCCGACGGGCCCCGGCTGGTGATGGTGAACGTCCACACGGGCGAGGAGCGCATCGGCGGGCCGCTCCGGCCGGCCGACCGCGACTGGGTCGAACGGTGGTGGCCGCTGCCCCGGGTGGGGGCGCGGGCCGAGATCGGCTGGCCGCGCGACGAGGCGTGGGCGGCGGTCGTCACCCGCCTCGCCAGGGGCCGGGCGATCGCCGTCGATTATGCACATCCTGTGGATAACCGGCCCCTCTGGGGAACGCTGACCGGGTACCGGGACGGGGCGGTCGTCAGCCCCATACCCGACGGGACCTGCGATATCACGGCACATGTGGCACTCGACGCGTGCGCGGAGGCCGGGCGGCGGGCCGGTGCGATATCCACAGCCTTGTCCACACAACGCGCGGCCCTGCGCGCCCTCGGCCTCGACGGCGCCCGGCCGCCGGTCGAGCTCACCCACCAGGACCCACGCGGCTACC